Proteins found in one Pseudomonas mosselii genomic segment:
- a CDS encoding polysaccharide biosynthesis/export family protein, translating to MRYPSIALCVLALAGCASQEDRQMPVQILTAPPAESQATEVARREQVLRPQDVLEVIFHVSNRSAGVYRIQSGDTLDLNFMAASGLNGNQLVQPDGTITLPSTNAAVRVEGMTPGEAESAIRQAYQDKRVFKPNRDQVTVRVISPMTDEVNLKNALNHPGTGMSRDITVGNDGRATFPEIGSVPLQGMTVNQLRDYLNERYATLPGRMSVDVLLKSTAANEIYVLGEVGQPGAFQIRRPVSVLEALTLARGPTLKAKLGSVVIMRREGNTVHAVNYDVDQALSGGSQKLAYLQPEDMLYVPKTKLASAAELSRQLADVVLFQGFGFSFSYRVDNKESND from the coding sequence ATGAGATACCCATCGATAGCCCTGTGCGTGCTGGCCCTGGCCGGCTGCGCCAGCCAGGAAGACCGCCAGATGCCGGTGCAGATCCTCACCGCGCCACCGGCCGAGAGCCAGGCCACCGAGGTCGCCCGCCGCGAACAGGTATTGCGTCCGCAGGACGTGCTGGAGGTGATCTTCCATGTCAGCAACCGCTCGGCCGGGGTCTACCGCATCCAGTCCGGTGACACCCTGGACCTCAACTTCATGGCCGCCAGCGGTCTGAACGGCAACCAACTGGTGCAGCCTGACGGCACCATCACCCTGCCCAGCACCAACGCCGCGGTGCGCGTCGAGGGCATGACCCCCGGCGAGGCCGAGAGCGCCATCCGCCAGGCCTATCAGGACAAGCGGGTGTTCAAGCCCAACCGTGACCAGGTCACCGTGCGGGTGATCAGCCCGATGACCGACGAGGTCAACCTGAAGAACGCCCTCAACCACCCCGGCACCGGCATGAGCCGCGACATCACCGTGGGCAACGACGGCCGCGCCACTTTCCCGGAAATTGGCTCGGTGCCGCTGCAGGGCATGACCGTCAACCAGCTGCGTGACTACCTCAACGAGCGCTACGCCACACTGCCCGGGCGCATGAGCGTGGACGTACTGCTCAAGTCCACCGCCGCCAACGAGATCTACGTACTCGGTGAAGTCGGCCAACCCGGCGCCTTCCAGATCCGCCGCCCGGTATCGGTGCTCGAGGCCCTGACCCTGGCCCGCGGCCCGACCCTCAAGGCCAAGCTCGGTTCGGTGGTGATCATGCGCCGTGAAGGCAACACCGTGCACGCGGTCAACTACGACGTCGACCAGGCGCTGTCCGGCGGCAGCCAGAAGCTCGCCTACCTGCAGCCAGAGGACATGCTCTACGTGCCCAAGACCAAGCTGGCCAGCGCCGCCGAGCTGTCCCGGCAACTGGCCGACGTGGTGCTGTTCCAGGGCTTCGGTTTCAGCTTCAGCTACCGCGTCGACAACAAAGAAAGCAACGACTGA
- a CDS encoding CpsD/CapB family tyrosine-protein kinase yields the protein MDGSSSRSLTIATPSETNLTATVLDLDQRTLLLTAANTGSGTSTSALAFASQLALMSAGNVLLIDASLSPGGLSQQLGLGKLRGYSDLLFNQDTPPLAQDCIVRLSDQPFDVLPVGTWKRGRDRLDHEQLRVLLHQLSNQYRFVVIDGEAIYASADSLVIGTLVDGVILVVCAEETRWEVAQAASQRLTQAGARLIGSVFNKRKYYMPKWLYENL from the coding sequence ATGGACGGTTCATCCTCGAGAAGCCTGACGATCGCTACCCCAAGCGAGACCAACCTGACCGCCACCGTGCTCGACCTCGACCAGCGCACCCTGCTGCTGACCGCGGCCAACACCGGCAGCGGCACCAGCACCAGCGCCCTGGCCTTCGCCAGCCAGCTGGCATTGATGAGCGCGGGCAACGTGCTGCTGATCGACGCCAGCCTCAGCCCCGGCGGCCTCAGCCAGCAACTGGGCCTGGGCAAGCTGCGCGGCTACAGCGACCTGCTGTTCAACCAGGACACCCCGCCGCTGGCCCAGGACTGCATCGTGCGCCTGTCCGACCAGCCGTTCGACGTGCTGCCGGTGGGCACCTGGAAACGCGGCCGCGACCGCCTCGACCACGAGCAGTTGCGCGTACTGCTGCACCAGCTGAGCAACCAGTACCGCTTCGTGGTGATCGACGGCGAAGCCATCTACGCCAGTGCCGACAGCCTGGTAATCGGCACCCTGGTCGACGGCGTGATCCTGGTGGTATGCGCCGAGGAGACCCGCTGGGAGGTCGCCCAGGCGGCCAGCCAGCGCCTGACCCAGGCCGGCGCGCGATTGATCGGCAGCGTGTTCAACAAACGCAAGTACTACATGCCCAAGTGGCTGTACGAAAATCTCTGA
- a CDS encoding sugar transferase, whose amino-acid sequence MTGQPKSAQLQALYQDKRMDPAHRQRIDAAIHMQGRGWITGRAGGRPWTLSRTNRVLSCLAALTLLLLLSPVFLVLALLIKLSSKGPVFFVQKRTGYRGRAFGMYKFRTMVANAEALKDSLRHLNKHGAESIDFKIDKDPRITSVGGWLRRSSLDELPNLINVVTGDMRLVGPRPTSFNAYRYHDNHLARLSIYPGMTGLWQISGRSNIDFDQRVELDLSYINEQSLMLDLKILLKTPFKVFTGHGAS is encoded by the coding sequence ATGACAGGGCAACCCAAGAGCGCGCAACTGCAGGCGCTGTATCAGGACAAACGCATGGATCCGGCGCACCGCCAGCGCATCGATGCCGCCATCCACATGCAGGGTCGTGGCTGGATCACCGGTCGCGCCGGAGGCCGGCCCTGGACGCTGTCGCGCACCAACCGCGTGCTGTCGTGCCTGGCCGCGCTGACCCTGCTGCTGCTGCTGTCGCCGGTGTTCCTGGTGCTGGCGCTGCTGATCAAGCTATCCAGCAAGGGTCCGGTGTTCTTCGTGCAGAAACGCACCGGCTACCGTGGCCGCGCCTTCGGCATGTACAAGTTCCGCACCATGGTGGCCAACGCCGAGGCGCTCAAGGACTCGCTGCGCCACCTGAACAAGCACGGCGCCGAATCCATCGATTTCAAGATCGACAAGGACCCGCGCATCACCTCGGTGGGCGGCTGGCTGCGGCGCAGCAGCCTGGACGAGCTGCCCAACCTGATCAACGTGGTCACCGGTGACATGCGCCTGGTCGGCCCGCGCCCCACGTCATTCAACGCCTACCGCTACCACGACAACCACCTGGCGCGGCTGTCGATCTACCCGGGCATGACCGGCCTGTGGCAGATCTCCGGGCGCAGCAACATCGACTTCGACCAACGCGTAGAGCTGGACCTGAGCTACATCAACGAACAGAGCCTGATGCTGGACCTGAAGATCCTGCTCAAGACCCCGTTCAAAGTCTTCACTGGCCACGGAGCAAGCTGA
- a CDS encoding NAD-dependent epimerase, translating to MKVLVTGAAGFIGAHTCRQLLLEGHQVVGLDNFNDYYEPALKHARVHWVRQTVGDFPLHCLDLGDRDGMARLFASERPEVVVHLAAQAGVRYSLQNPQAYLDSNLAGFLNILEGCRRHPVKHLLYASSSSVYGANQQTPYRVEDPVDHPLSLYAATKKANEAMAHSYSHLYGIPCSGLRFFTVYGPWGRPDMSPMQFAKAISEGRPIQLFNHGRHQRDFTYIDDIVESLVRLIPLPPVADPQWDAFAPDPASSHAPWRLYNIGGQRPVELLDYLALLEKHLQRNAVIELLPLQPGDVLATCADASALARVTGFTPQIGLDEGLGRFVAWFKSYHSPAASEAAPLGEQPDKRRAV from the coding sequence ATGAAGGTGCTGGTGACCGGCGCGGCCGGTTTCATCGGCGCCCACACCTGCCGCCAGCTGCTGCTCGAGGGGCACCAGGTGGTGGGCCTGGACAACTTCAACGACTACTACGAGCCGGCGCTCAAACACGCCCGCGTGCACTGGGTACGGCAGACTGTCGGCGACTTTCCGCTGCACTGCCTGGACCTGGGCGACCGCGACGGCATGGCCCGGCTGTTCGCCAGCGAGCGCCCGGAGGTGGTGGTGCACCTGGCGGCCCAGGCCGGCGTGCGCTACTCGCTGCAGAACCCTCAGGCCTACCTGGACAGCAACCTGGCCGGTTTTCTCAACATTCTCGAAGGTTGCCGCCGCCACCCGGTCAAGCACCTGCTGTACGCCTCCTCCAGCTCGGTCTATGGGGCCAACCAGCAGACGCCCTATCGGGTGGAGGACCCAGTGGACCACCCGCTGTCGCTGTATGCCGCCACCAAGAAGGCCAACGAGGCCATGGCCCACAGCTACAGCCACCTTTATGGCATTCCCTGCAGCGGCCTGCGCTTCTTCACCGTGTACGGCCCCTGGGGCCGCCCGGACATGTCGCCGATGCAGTTCGCCAAGGCGATCAGCGAAGGTCGGCCGATCCAGCTGTTCAACCATGGCCGTCACCAGCGCGACTTCACCTACATCGACGACATCGTCGAAAGCCTGGTGCGGCTGATCCCCCTGCCCCCGGTCGCCGACCCGCAGTGGGACGCGTTCGCCCCGGACCCGGCCAGCAGCCACGCGCCCTGGCGCCTGTACAACATCGGCGGGCAGCGCCCGGTGGAGCTGCTCGACTACCTGGCCCTGCTGGAAAAACACCTGCAGCGCAACGCGGTGATCGAGCTGCTGCCGCTGCAGCCAGGCGATGTGCTGGCCACCTGCGCCGACGCCAGCGCGCTGGCCAGGGTCACCGGTTTCACCCCACAGATAGGCCTTGATGAAGGGCTCGGGCGCTTTGTCGCCTGGTTCAAGAGCTACCACTCGCCCGCCGCCAGCGAAGCGGCGCCCCTGGGCGAGCAGCCAGATAAACGGAGGGCGGTATGA
- a CDS encoding UDP-glucose dehydrogenase family protein, with amino-acid sequence MDVSVFGTGYVGLVQAAALADVGHRVLCVDVDTHKINQLRQGVPPISEPGLSDLLEDNIREGRLLFSTQASDAVSHAELIFIAVGTPPDEDGSADLSHVLNVTRQIAALMETDHTLIIKSTVPVGTADQVMALARDELQRLGKSQLHARVVSNPEFLKEGSALADCMRPDRIIVGTLDEVAHEQLAELYAPFCRNHEKLMFMDNRSAELTKYAANAMLATRISFMNELANLSEHLGADIEAVRRGIGSDPRIGYHFIYPGCGFGGSCFPKDIKALLHTAAHSGMPLRLLQSVHEVNDQQRRILFAKLKQRLAGLAGKSIALWGLAFKPNTDDMREAPSRYLMEALWAEGATVRAYDPEAMDECRRLYGYRDDLQLCATRDDTLQDADALVICTEWKNFRVVDFSMLASKLRERVIVDGRNLYNPEQVAAHGLHYSGIGLRQIAPQADAP; translated from the coding sequence ATGGACGTGAGCGTTTTTGGCACCGGTTATGTCGGACTGGTACAGGCAGCAGCCCTGGCGGACGTCGGTCACAGGGTCCTGTGCGTGGATGTCGATACCCACAAGATCAACCAGTTGCGCCAGGGCGTGCCGCCGATCAGCGAGCCGGGTCTGTCGGACCTGCTCGAGGACAACATCAGGGAAGGCCGCCTGCTGTTCAGCACCCAGGCCAGCGACGCGGTCAGCCACGCCGAGCTGATCTTCATCGCCGTCGGCACGCCGCCCGACGAGGACGGCTCGGCCGACCTCAGCCACGTGCTCAACGTCACCCGGCAGATCGCCGCGCTGATGGAGACCGACCATACCCTGATCATCAAGTCCACCGTGCCGGTGGGCACCGCCGATCAGGTCATGGCCCTGGCCCGCGACGAACTGCAGCGCCTGGGCAAAAGCCAGTTGCACGCGCGCGTGGTGTCCAACCCCGAGTTCCTCAAGGAAGGCAGCGCCCTGGCCGACTGCATGCGCCCGGACCGGATCATCGTCGGCACCCTCGACGAAGTGGCCCATGAGCAGCTGGCGGAACTGTACGCGCCGTTCTGCCGCAACCACGAAAAACTGATGTTCATGGACAACCGTAGCGCCGAGCTGACCAAGTACGCCGCCAACGCCATGCTCGCCACCCGCATCAGCTTCATGAACGAGCTGGCCAACCTCAGCGAACACCTGGGCGCCGATATCGAGGCGGTGCGGCGCGGCATCGGCTCCGACCCGCGCATCGGCTACCACTTCATCTATCCGGGCTGCGGTTTCGGCGGTTCATGCTTCCCCAAGGACATCAAGGCCCTGCTACACACCGCTGCCCACAGCGGCATGCCGTTGCGTCTGCTGCAAAGCGTCCACGAGGTCAACGATCAACAGCGGCGCATCCTGTTCGCCAAGCTCAAGCAGCGCCTGGCTGGTCTGGCCGGTAAATCCATTGCCCTGTGGGGCCTGGCCTTCAAGCCCAACACCGACGACATGCGCGAGGCCCCCAGCCGTTACCTGATGGAAGCCCTGTGGGCCGAAGGCGCCACGGTGCGCGCCTACGACCCCGAGGCCATGGATGAATGCCGGCGCCTGTACGGCTACCGGGACGACCTGCAACTGTGCGCCACCCGCGACGACACCTTGCAGGACGCCGACGCCCTGGTGATCTGCACCGAGTGGAAGAACTTCCGCGTGGTCGATTTTTCGATGCTGGCCAGCAAGCTGCGCGAGCGGGTGATCGTCGATGGCCGCAACCTGTACAACCCCGAGCAGGTCGCCGCCCACGGCCTGCACTACAGCGGCATCGGCCTGCGCCAAATCGCCCCGCAGGCGGACGCGCCATGA
- a CDS encoding sulfatase-like hydrolase/transferase, translating into MRGWIKLLLLLVYLASFHAYYRERIEALGIGLPLVLYLGVFALLALALLLTAFTRPGWLRWALALAFTISAIFLDAYNRITDAYLTYSAFVSMVYAGAFVQEALQQYHYAITLAAARALLLLFGLGLRPGPTPWLPRLLPPVAPVLGLLVLIAILFVRAGEGARGLPVMYTPLAYLSLFGYETLHDHVGPRQPVSLAQSGPAMARDIVLLIDESISGNYLDLNTPAGVTSHLAQAQPGVSIVNFGYAASIANCSADTNVTLRYGGTRGDYLRINSTQPSIWQYAKRAGLGTVYIDGQRTGGNLQNLMTETEKRDIDQFIQFDDTPVVQRDMAALERLVALLKDGKPQLIVVNKVGAHFPVHDKYPDDFLKYQPALPRGRYVDIADTGTRDGFDGRAQDWVLYRNAYQNTVLWNVGEFFRRLFAEGDLSQAVVLYTSDHGQDLHERGNPGLNTHCDSDPVPEEGLVPLVVIQGEGLRTLDWQAHLPANRNASSHYNLFPTLLKLMGYDGTAVSALYGRSLDMPTDDPFTFNVRFNARLGAKPDFRHIDLGQVVTPASVLAGQPMPVGKAD; encoded by the coding sequence ATGCGCGGATGGATCAAGCTCTTGCTGTTGCTCGTCTATCTGGCCAGCTTTCATGCCTATTACCGCGAACGCATAGAAGCGCTGGGTATTGGCCTGCCCCTTGTGCTGTACCTGGGGGTGTTCGCGCTGTTGGCGCTGGCCCTGCTGCTGACGGCGTTCACCCGCCCCGGCTGGTTGCGCTGGGCGCTGGCGCTGGCGTTTACAATCAGCGCGATCTTTCTCGACGCTTATAACCGCATCACCGACGCCTATCTGACCTATAGCGCATTCGTGTCCATGGTCTATGCCGGCGCTTTCGTCCAGGAGGCCCTGCAGCAATACCACTACGCAATTACCCTGGCCGCGGCGCGAGCGCTGTTGCTGCTGTTTGGCCTTGGCTTGCGTCCGGGGCCGACCCCGTGGTTGCCAAGGTTGTTGCCACCCGTGGCGCCGGTGCTGGGCCTGCTGGTACTGATCGCCATCCTGTTCGTGCGCGCCGGCGAGGGCGCACGGGGTCTGCCGGTGATGTACACGCCGCTGGCCTACCTGAGCCTGTTCGGCTACGAGACCCTGCACGACCATGTCGGGCCGCGCCAGCCAGTGAGTCTGGCCCAGTCGGGGCCGGCGATGGCGCGGGATATCGTGCTGCTGATCGACGAGAGCATCTCGGGTAACTACCTGGACCTGAACACTCCGGCCGGGGTCACCAGCCACCTGGCCCAGGCCCAGCCGGGCGTTTCCATCGTCAACTTCGGCTATGCCGCGTCCATCGCCAACTGCAGCGCCGACACCAACGTCACCCTGCGCTACGGTGGCACCCGCGGTGATTACCTGCGCATCAACTCGACCCAGCCGTCGATCTGGCAGTACGCCAAACGCGCGGGCCTGGGAACGGTGTACATCGATGGCCAGCGCACGGGCGGCAACCTGCAGAACCTGATGACCGAGACCGAGAAGCGCGATATCGACCAGTTCATCCAGTTTGACGACACCCCCGTGGTGCAACGCGACATGGCGGCGCTGGAGCGGCTGGTGGCGCTGCTCAAGGACGGCAAGCCGCAGCTGATCGTGGTGAACAAGGTCGGCGCCCACTTCCCGGTGCACGACAAGTACCCGGACGACTTCCTCAAGTATCAGCCGGCCTTGCCACGGGGGCGCTACGTCGATATCGCCGACACCGGCACCCGCGATGGCTTCGATGGCCGGGCCCAGGACTGGGTGCTGTACCGCAATGCCTACCAGAACACCGTGTTGTGGAATGTCGGCGAGTTCTTCCGCCGGCTGTTCGCCGAGGGCGACCTCAGCCAGGCCGTGGTGCTCTATACCTCAGATCACGGCCAGGATTTGCATGAGCGCGGCAACCCCGGCCTGAACACCCATTGCGACAGCGATCCGGTACCCGAAGAAGGCCTGGTGCCGTTGGTGGTGATCCAGGGCGAGGGCCTGCGCACGCTGGACTGGCAGGCTCACCTGCCGGCCAACCGCAACGCCTCCAGCCATTACAACCTGTTCCCCACGCTGCTCAAGCTGATGGGCTATGACGGCACGGCCGTGAGCGCGCTCTACGGCCGTTCGCTGGACATGCCGACGGATGACCCGTTTACCTTCAACGTGCGCTTCAATGCGCGGTTGGGGGCCAAGCCGGACTTTCGCCATATCGACCTCGGGCAGGTGGTCACGCCCGCCAGTGTCCTGGCGGGGCAGCCGATGCCGGTGGGCAAGGCTGACTAG
- a CDS encoding TonB-dependent receptor, translated as MSQQRVSPVQQPAVPHFDLNRTFTAVHMALLLGLGGVSMGVTAAQTVEQAEAVEKTRQGQTNGSLELTETRVEGNLDAPSALPPAYAGGQVASGGRVGLLGNKDFMETPFSTISYTDQYIQDTQAQTITDVIAATDPAVFSNGLKGTYSENYSIRGFNSNISDVSIGGLYGMAPYYRISPEMYERIEVLKGPSALLNGMPPGGSVAGSINLVPKRAGAESLTRITTTYMSDAQFGGHLDVGRRFGEQQQFGVRFNSVYRDGDTATDHQRMKAELNALGLDWRGERARLSADLYESEDRVRGQNRGIGLAAGVPVPRPPKSETLLNPNWGFVQTRDKGVIVRGEYDLNDNLTAYAAAGTSKTDYAYSGTMLAEVFNTAGDMETNMGQLKIDLKKTSGEAGVRGHFDTFGVGHQWSLNATHYSDKQRDYGRRNVPGAEWINNIYHPVWGPEAARSYPAIAHTESRLSSYGVADTLSFLDERLQLTLGVRRQQVLSDSFNVSTGAHTTRYNESATTPAAAVLVKVADEVSLYANYIEGLSKGAIAPITAPNAGQVFAPYKSKQREVGIKLDLGDFAHTLSLYQIERPSSFTDPVTKVFSFGGEQRNRGLEWSFFGTPLTDVRLMGGVARLDPKVTKAENPAEEGKTATGQPKLQGKLGVEWDTPLLDGLTLTANATAVSKQYISDDNSQSIPGYTIYDVGARYRLQVADHPVTFRGTVENVTNKAYWGMPLLTSLGLGAPRTVQVSASIDF; from the coding sequence ATGTCGCAACAGCGTGTCAGCCCGGTGCAGCAGCCGGCTGTGCCCCACTTCGACCTCAATCGCACCTTCACCGCCGTGCACATGGCCTTGCTCCTCGGCTTGGGCGGCGTGTCCATGGGCGTGACCGCGGCGCAGACCGTGGAGCAGGCCGAGGCAGTGGAAAAGACCCGACAGGGCCAGACCAATGGCAGCCTGGAGCTGACCGAGACCCGGGTCGAGGGCAACCTCGACGCCCCGAGCGCATTGCCCCCCGCCTATGCCGGCGGCCAGGTGGCCTCGGGCGGACGGGTCGGCCTGTTGGGCAACAAGGACTTCATGGAGACGCCGTTCAGCACCATCAGCTACACCGACCAATACATCCAGGACACCCAGGCGCAGACCATCACCGACGTGATTGCCGCGACCGATCCCGCCGTGTTCAGCAACGGCCTGAAGGGTACCTACAGCGAGAACTACTCGATCCGTGGCTTCAACTCCAACATCAGCGATGTGAGCATCGGCGGCCTGTACGGCATGGCGCCCTACTACCGGATCTCGCCGGAGATGTACGAGCGCATCGAAGTGCTCAAAGGGCCCTCCGCCCTGCTCAACGGCATGCCGCCGGGCGGCTCGGTGGCCGGCAGCATCAACCTGGTGCCCAAGCGCGCGGGTGCCGAATCTTTGACGCGGATCACCACCACCTACATGTCCGACGCACAGTTCGGCGGTCACCTCGACGTCGGCCGCCGCTTCGGTGAGCAGCAGCAGTTCGGCGTGCGCTTCAACAGCGTCTATCGCGACGGTGATACAGCAACCGACCATCAGCGGATGAAGGCCGAGCTCAATGCCCTGGGCCTCGACTGGCGCGGCGAGCGGGCGCGCCTGTCCGCCGACCTGTACGAAAGCGAGGACCGGGTCAGGGGCCAGAACCGCGGCATCGGCCTGGCCGCGGGCGTGCCGGTGCCCAGGCCGCCTAAGTCCGAGACCCTGCTCAACCCGAACTGGGGCTTCGTCCAGACCCGCGACAAGGGCGTGATCGTGCGCGGCGAATATGACCTCAACGACAACCTCACGGCCTATGCCGCGGCCGGCACCAGCAAGACCGACTATGCCTACAGCGGCACCATGCTCGCCGAAGTGTTCAACACCGCCGGGGATATGGAGACGAACATGGGCCAGTTGAAGATCGACCTGAAGAAGACCTCGGGAGAAGCCGGCGTGCGCGGCCATTTCGACACCTTCGGCGTGGGCCATCAGTGGTCGCTCAACGCCACGCACTACTCCGACAAGCAACGCGACTATGGCCGGCGCAACGTCCCGGGGGCCGAGTGGATCAACAATATCTACCACCCGGTCTGGGGACCGGAGGCCGCCAGGAGCTACCCGGCCATCGCCCATACCGAGTCGCGCCTGAGCAGCTACGGAGTGGCCGACACCCTGTCGTTCCTCGACGAACGCCTGCAGCTGACCCTGGGCGTGCGCCGCCAGCAGGTGCTGAGCGACAGTTTCAACGTCAGCACCGGCGCGCACACCACACGCTACAACGAAAGCGCCACGACGCCAGCGGCGGCAGTGCTGGTCAAGGTCGCTGACGAAGTGTCGCTGTATGCCAACTACATCGAAGGCCTGAGCAAGGGTGCCATCGCCCCGATTACCGCGCCCAACGCAGGCCAGGTGTTCGCCCCCTACAAGTCCAAGCAGAGGGAAGTCGGCATCAAGCTCGACCTCGGCGACTTCGCCCACACCCTGAGCCTTTACCAGATCGAACGCCCCAGCAGCTTCACTGACCCGGTGACCAAAGTGTTCTCCTTCGGTGGCGAACAACGTAATCGCGGCCTCGAATGGAGCTTCTTCGGTACCCCGCTGACCGATGTCCGCCTGATGGGCGGCGTGGCTCGCCTGGACCCCAAGGTGACCAAGGCCGAGAATCCCGCCGAGGAAGGCAAGACCGCCACCGGCCAGCCGAAACTGCAGGGCAAGCTGGGTGTGGAATGGGACACCCCGCTGCTCGATGGTCTGACCCTGACCGCCAATGCCACCGCCGTATCGAAGCAGTACATCAGCGACGATAACAGCCAGTCGATCCCCGGCTACACGATATATGACGTCGGTGCCCGCTACCGGTTGCAGGTGGCCGACCATCCTGTGACCTTCCGTGGCACGGTGGAGAACGTGACCAACAAGGCCTACTGGGGCATGCCGCTGCTCACCAGCCTGGGGCTGGGGGCGCCACGCACGGTGCAGGTCTCCGCCAGCATCGACTTCTGA